A stretch of the Cyprinus carpio isolate SPL01 chromosome B4, ASM1834038v1, whole genome shotgun sequence genome encodes the following:
- the LOC109055142 gene encoding beta-2-microglobulin — MRAIITFTLFCVLYITVQAKTSSPKVQVYSHFPGEYGKENTLICHVSGFHPPDITIDLLKNGEVLPSTQQTDLAFEKGWQFHLTKSVSFKPERGEEYSCKVRHMSNTNNYSWEPNM; from the exons ATGAGAGCAATCATCACTTTCACCCTGTTCTGTGTGCTGTACATCACTGTACAAGCTAAAACAT CCAGTCCCAAGGTTCAGGTGTACAGCCATTTTCCTGGAGAGTATGGAAAGGAGAACACCCTGATCTGCCATGTGAGTGGCTTCCACCCTCCTGATATCACCATTGATCTGCTGAAGAATGGCGAAGTTCTCCCTAGTACCCAGCAAACTGACCTGGCCTTCGAAAAGGGCTGGCAGTTCCACCTTACCAAGAGCGTCTCCTTCAAaccagagagaggagaggaataCTCCTGCAAAGTTCGACACATGAGCAACACAAATAATTATTCTTGGG AGCCCAACATGTAA